A genome region from Effusibacillus lacus includes the following:
- a CDS encoding chemotaxis protein CheW — MASIKAIICRVREEEYALDVNQVLSIERIQNIRPLPHTEAYMAGIMQLRGSVIPVVDLKIWLGFEQSEDGNEDQKRIVVTESNGKRLGVIVDAATDVIDIKDELIQTVEMQQGAQEVNHVANLDGRLILMLNIPNLIGQLDISVFANAETA, encoded by the coding sequence ATGGCATCTATAAAGGCGATCATTTGCAGGGTTCGTGAAGAAGAATACGCACTGGACGTAAATCAGGTGTTGTCCATTGAAAGGATTCAGAACATCCGGCCGCTTCCCCATACGGAAGCATACATGGCGGGCATCATGCAGCTTCGGGGATCGGTCATTCCGGTCGTGGATTTAAAAATATGGCTGGGATTCGAACAGTCGGAAGATGGCAACGAAGATCAAAAGAGGATTGTCGTAACGGAATCAAACGGAAAGCGGTTGGGAGTAATCGTGGATGCAGCCACGGATGTGATCGATATCAAGGACGAGTTGATTCAAACCGTTGAAATGCAGCAGGGTGCACAGGAAGTCAACCATGTAGCCAATCTGGATGGACGTCTCATCCTGATGCTAAATATCCCAAATCTGATCGGGCAGTTGGATATATCCGTATTTGCCAACGCAGAGACAGCATAG
- a CDS encoding zinc metallopeptidase, which translates to MLFFHPMDFLILIAFGLSLWAQFRVRGTFNKWEQVPASSGLTGAQAARVLLDRQGLYDVPVEPVHGRLTDHYDPLSRVVRLSEPVYYGSSISSLSVACHEVGHAIQHKVHYPMLVLRHRMFPVVSFASGVAPLLLIAGFLMQWANLIGLGIIFFSAAVAFQVVTLPVEFNASSRAKALMISEGFIRNEEERGVSKVLGAAALTYVAAALISLLELIKYILIFAGQSQSDDE; encoded by the coding sequence ATGCTGTTTTTTCACCCGATGGATTTTCTGATCCTGATTGCTTTCGGGCTCTCGTTGTGGGCGCAATTCAGAGTCAGGGGCACATTTAACAAATGGGAGCAGGTACCCGCTTCGTCCGGCTTGACCGGAGCCCAAGCGGCCCGTGTCTTGCTTGACCGCCAGGGATTGTATGACGTGCCTGTTGAACCGGTGCACGGGCGTTTGACAGACCACTACGATCCGCTTTCCCGTGTCGTGCGTTTGTCCGAACCTGTATACTACGGCAGCTCCATTTCGTCCTTGTCGGTGGCCTGCCACGAAGTCGGTCACGCCATTCAGCACAAAGTTCATTACCCGATGCTGGTGCTTCGCCACCGCATGTTCCCTGTCGTCAGCTTCGCCTCCGGAGTGGCGCCGTTGCTGCTCATTGCAGGCTTCCTGATGCAGTGGGCCAACCTGATTGGGCTTGGCATCATCTTCTTCTCCGCTGCCGTCGCTTTCCAGGTGGTGACCCTGCCGGTGGAATTCAACGCCAGCTCCCGTGCCAAGGCACTGATGATCTCGGAAGGGTTCATCCGCAACGAAGAAGAACGCGGGGTAAGCAAAGTGCTTGGGGCTGCTGCCCTGACCTATGTTGCGGCCGCTTTGATCTCGCTGCTGGAGTTGATCAAGTATATATTGATCTTTGCCGGACAGTCGCAGAGTGATGATGAATAA